One Setaria viridis chromosome 5, Setaria_viridis_v4.0, whole genome shotgun sequence genomic region harbors:
- the LOC117856643 gene encoding protein NRT1/ PTR FAMILY 2.12 isoform X1: protein METGTEMAAEQEGGALPRQNGRASEPAAATRKKKPQGWKCMPFIIANETFEKAASFGVAANLTTYLVKRFNIGQLQATNVTNIFFATLNFTPLLGAFISDSYLGRFKTLACGCFATLLGILGVTLTASLPALKPELCNQTSQLGGHCNSPSTLQLGVLYLSLGLLTIGGGAIRPCSLPFGVDQFDQTDEKSRKGLNSYYNWYYSTSTAALVFSMTVLIYIQTNISWAIGFGIPTFFMFSAIIIFFAGARLYVHVPPEGSIFSGIAQVFVASFKKRRLNLSCSHDINKPELMLYNPPTRGNRIFRLPLTSQFRFLNKGAIMRDDDINDDGSARNSWELCSIQQIEEVKCLIRIAPICFSGILCFVAMAQQFTFIILQAFTMDSHLGPHFEIPAGSVVSISLIALTVFIPIYDQLMVPLARKLTGLEGGITLLQRQGVGLVISPISMVVAGLVEHKRRDSALSNGGMSPMTVLWLAPQLVLMGIAEAFIAVGQIEFYNKQFPEHMQTLAGSLLFCAIAAANYLSTALVNITRKVTARHGHTSWLTDNINNGKLDYYYYFIAILGVLNLFYFLTCSHYYQYKAMSLHVDESIKKHAKEEAATEIEIVTSAASK from the exons ATGGAAACCGGCACTGAGATGGCTGCCGAACAGGAGGGAGGAGCCCTGCCGAGGCAGAACGGCCGTGCGAgtgagccggcggcggccacgaggaagaagaagccgcaGGGGTGGAAGTGCATGCCCTTCATCATAG CAAACGAGACGTTCGAAAAGGCAGCCTCATTCGGAGTGGCAGCAAACCTGACAACGTACCTTGTGAAACGCTTCAACATCGGGCAACTCCAGGCGACGAACGTAACCAACATCTTCTTCGCCACGCTGAACTTCACACCGTTGCTGGGCGCCTTCATCTCCGATTCCTACCTGGGAAGGTTCAAAACACTAGCCTGTGGGTGCTTCGCAACCCTCCTG GGGATACTGGGAGTGACTTTGACCGCATCACTTCCAGCCCTCAAACCGGAGCTATGCAACCAAACATCCCAATTAGGTGGACACTGCAATAGTCCATCAACACTCCAGCTGGGAGTGTTATACCTTTCCCTAGGGCTCCTAACTATTGGAGGTGGAGCAATACGGCCCTGCAGCTTGCCTTTTGGAGTAGACCAATTTGATCAGACTGATGAAAAGAGTCGAAAGGGCCTAAATAGCTATTATAACTGGTACTACAGCACAAGTACTGCTGCCCTGGTGTTCTCTATGACTGTTCTCATCTACATCCAGACAAACATCAGCTGGGCAATAGGATTTGGCATACCCACATTCTTCATGTTTTCTGCAATTATCATCTTCTTCGCCGGTGCCAGACTTTATGTCCATGTACCACCAGAGGGAAGCATTTTCTCTGGAATTGCGCAAGTTTTTGTGGCATCATTTAAAAAGAGAAGACTCAATCTTTCATGTTCTCATGACATAAACAAACCAGAGTTGATGCTCTACAACCCTCCCACAAGGGGCAACCGCATTTTCAGACTGCCACTAACTTCACAATTCAG GTTTCTGAACAAAGGTGCAATTATGCGGGATGATGATATAAACGATGACGGTTCTGCAAGAAACTCATGGGAACTTTGCAGTATCCAGCAAATAGAGGAAGTCAAATGTTTGATAAGAATTGCGCCTATTTGTTTTTCTGGCATCCTATGCTTCGTTGCAATGGCTCAGCAATTCACCTTTATAATATTGCAAGCGTTTACCATGGACAGTCACCTAGGGCCACACTTTGAAATTCCTGCAGGCTCTGTTGTATCGATATCACTTATCGCCCTAACTGTGTTCATCCCCATTTACGACCAACTTATGGTACCGCTTGCGAGAAAACTGACCGGGTTGGAAGGTGGAATTACACTTCTACAGAGACAGGGTGTGGGATTGGTGATTTCTCCCATTTCTATGGTGGTAGCAGGACTTGTTGAGCATAAAAGGAGGGATTCCGCTTTGTCTAATGGAGGTATGTCACCTATGACAGTTTTGTGGCTTGCACCTCAGCTGGTTTTAATGGGTATTGCTGAGGCCTTCATCGCAGTTGGACAAATAGAGTTCTACAATAAGCAGTTTCCAGAGCATATGCAAACCCTAGCAGGATCCCTATTGTTCTGTGCTATAGCTGCAGCAAACTACTTGAGTACTGCACTAGTAAACATCACCAGAAAGGTTACCGCCAGACATGGTCACACAAGCTGGTTAACAGACAATATTAACAATGGCAAACTTGACTATTACTATTATTTTATTGCCATCCTGGGAGTACTGAACCTTTTCTACTTCCTTACATGCTCTCACTACTATCAATATAAGGCCATGTCGCTCCATGTTGACGAGTCCATAAAAAAACATGCCAAGGAAGAAGCAGCTACAGAGATCGAGATCGTCACAAGTGCAGCCAGCAAATGA
- the LOC117856642 gene encoding putative pentatricopeptide repeat-containing protein At3g05240 isoform X1: protein MVEPLGLVQHVQATLLLEPTITGQPIFQRFNPPTGSRDHRRAPLLAGGMTPRALLSRLRLAPLLHDGHHLRRLVSAAAASPPDEAPPGAPPPPPSNSRLFVAGLSWSVDERSLTDAFSTFGTVTEDGARGRCSTRCRGGRESLHRAQTRELFDEMPVRDVVACSAVIYQHARNGSFHQSVGLFVSMMREGVCPNSFTLVGVLLAAAGLGDAVLVECIHGWAVKSRLESNPFVATALVDAYAKCGCPMNAWAFFSNLRDPSVVSWNAMISGLVHNNLFEEALLVFKRLCCCFGLAPNNVVTMIKVAQAYAGCGDLVMCKSAHAYAVKIGLDLNVSVANSILGMYLSFGGIEIGREIFRKIFVRDVVTWTMMMGFLLEQVHAGEVISLFVQMRSNGIVPDRVAMVSLVQACALLGDARRGKLVHNQMVIRGFSRELPAVNSLITMYSKCKDLSSARVLFDGTREKSLVSWTAMVSGYVGSGKALEGMHLFGKMRREDIFVIDPVTLVSVLIGCYEIAKFELCVQLHGYSYKSGLYLHRPVPNTLMAVYGKCGYASLAHKVFDDMISRDVVSWNTMILSYGINGQGEQAIALFNDMEESNEERDSVTYLNTMLACSHSGLVDDGLIIFRRMINEKRINPCQEHIGCLVDMLARAGRLDEAAEVASLTTKEGENSWKALMGGGHLHSDTELTEVAAEKVLNNESFDYGHVVLLSNAYASAGKYTVAESIRSCYSKQTKRKTLGVSSIEVMPSSTR from the exons atgGTTGAACCGCTCGGCCTGGTCCAACACGTGCAGGCCACATTGCTCTTGGAGCCCACAATAACTGGGCAGCCCATTTTTCAACGGTTCAACCCCCCCACGGGCTCTCGCGaccaccgccgcgcgccgctgctcgccggcggcatGACGCCTCGAGCGCTGCTCTCCCGCCTGCGCCTCGCCCCTCTCCTCCACGACGGCCACCACCTGCGGCGCCTTgtctccgccgcggccgcctcacCACCAGACGAGGCGCCTcccggtgcgccgccgccgccgccctccaacTCCAGGCTCTTCGTCGCCG GGTTGTCATGGTCCGTGGACGAGCGCTCCCTCACGGACGCCTTCTCCACCTTCGGCACCGTCACCGAAG ATGGTGCGCGCGGTAGGTGTTCGACGAGATGCCGTGGAGGCCGTGAGTCACTCCATCGCGCCCAGACCCGCGAactgttcgatgaaatgcctgTTAGGGACGTGGTCGCCTGCTCGGCAGTGATCTACCAGCATGCAAGGAACGGGTCATTCCACCAGTCAGTAGGGCTGTTTGTCAGCATGATGAGGGAGGGGGTGTGCCCAAACTCATTCACCTTGGTTGGTGTGTTGCTCGCTGCAGCTGGGCTGGGTGACGCTGTGCTTGTGGAGTGCATCCATGGATGGGCTGTGAAGAGTCGGCTGGAATCCAATCCTTTTGTTGCAACTGCACTGGTCGATGCATATGCGAAATGTGGGTGCCCTATGAATGCATGGGCGTTTTTCAGTAATTTGAGGGATCCCAGTGTGGTTTCCTGGAATGCTATGATCTCTGGGTTAGTTCACAACAATTTGTTTGAGGAAGCATTGTTGGTGTTTAAAAGGCTGTGTTGTTGTTTTGGCCTAGCTCCTAATAATGTTGTGACCATGATTAAGGTGGCTCAAGCTTATGCTGGTTGTGGTGACCTTGTAATGTGCAAGAGTGCACATGCTTATGCAGTTAAGATTGGCCTTGATTTGAATGTCTCAGTGGCAAACTCAATACTTGGCATGTACTTGAGTTTTGGTGGCATTGAGATTGGAAGAGAGATTTTCAGGAAAATCTTTGTTCGTGATGTTGTTACTTGGACAATGATGATGGGTTTCCTTCTTGAGCAGGTGCATGCTGGTGAAGTTATAAGTCTATTTGTTCAGATGAGGTCAAATGGCATAGTTCCTGACAGGGTAGCAATGGTCAGTTTGGTGCAAGCTTGTGCGCTTCTGGGTGATGCAAGGAGAGGGAAATTGGTTCATAATCAAATGGTCATCCGTGGTTTTAGTAGAGAGCTTCCGGCAGTTAATTCATTAATCACAATGTATTCCAAATGCAAGGATTTAAGTTCCGCTAGAGTGTTGTTTGACGGAACAAGGGAGAAAAGCTTAGTTTCATGGACTGCAATGGTGTCAGGGTATGTAGGAAGTGGAAAAGCTCTAGAGGGGATGCATCTCTTTGGTAAGATGAGGCGTGAAGATATTTTTGTGATTGATCCTGTGACGTTAGTCAGCGTATTGATTGGATGCTATGAGattgctaagtttgagctatgtGTTCAGCTTCATGGGTATAGCTATAAGTCAGGTTTATATCTGCATAGACCTGTCCCTAATACTCTCATGGCAGTTTATGGTAAGTGTGGATATGCCAGTTTAGCCCATAAAGTATTTGATGACATGATTTCTCGAGATGTTGTCTCATGGAATACTATGATATTATCCTATGGCATAAATGGCCAAGGAGAGCAAGCAATAGCACTTTTTAATGACATGGAGGAATCTAATGAAGAGCGAGACAGTGTAACATACTTGAACACAATGCTGGCATGTAGCCATTCTGGACTAGTTGATGATGGTTTGATCATATTCAGGAGAATGATTAATGAGAAGCGCATAAATCCGTGTCAGGAGCACATCGGATGCCTAGTAGATATGTTGGCAAGAGCCGGTCGCTTGGATGAAGCAGCAGAAGTGGCTAGCTTGACTACCAAAGAGGGAGAAAATTCTTGGAAGGCTTTGATGGGAGGAGGTCACCTGCATAGTGACACAGAGTTAACTGAAGTTGCTGCTGAGAAGGTGCTGAACAATGAGTCATTTGATTATGGCCACGTGGTGTTACTTTCCAACGCTTATGCATCAGCTGGGAAGTATACTGTTGCCGAATCTATCAGATCCTGTTattcaaaacaaacaaaaaggaaGACTCTAGGGGTTAGTTCCATTGAGGTCATGCCATCCAGCACAAGATAG
- the LOC117856642 gene encoding uncharacterized protein isoform X2 has product MVEPLGLVQHVQATLLLEPTITGQPIFQRFNPPTGSRDHRRAPLLAGGMTPRALLSRLRLAPLLHDGHHLRRLVSAAAASPPDEAPPGAPPPPPSNSRLFVAGLSWSVDERSLTDAFSTFGTVTEVRIIYDKNSGRPRGFGFVHFSNDHEAKCAKDAMDGKVMLGRPLRISFALEKVRGAPVIVPRLSTVK; this is encoded by the exons atgGTTGAACCGCTCGGCCTGGTCCAACACGTGCAGGCCACATTGCTCTTGGAGCCCACAATAACTGGGCAGCCCATTTTTCAACGGTTCAACCCCCCCACGGGCTCTCGCGaccaccgccgcgcgccgctgctcgccggcggcatGACGCCTCGAGCGCTGCTCTCCCGCCTGCGCCTCGCCCCTCTCCTCCACGACGGCCACCACCTGCGGCGCCTTgtctccgccgcggccgcctcacCACCAGACGAGGCGCCTcccggtgcgccgccgccgccgccctccaacTCCAGGCTCTTCGTCGCCG GGTTGTCATGGTCCGTGGACGAGCGCTCCCTCACGGACGCCTTCTCCACCTTCGGCACCGTCACCGAAG TTAGAATAATTTATGACAAAAATTCCGGAAGGCCAAGAGGCTTTGGATTTGTTCACTTCTCAAATGATCATGAAGCTAAGTGTGCCAAGGATGCTATGGATGGAAAG GTAATGCTAGGGCGGCCATTGCGAATAAGTTTTGCTCTTGAAAAAGTCCGTGGCGCACCAGTGATTGTTCCCCGACTTTCTACG GTGAAGTGA
- the LOC140222921 gene encoding putative serine/threonine-protein kinase-like protein CCR3, producing the protein MAVVAMAAVVAAPPRSAAEKFTLRNMSRPTGGFAEEKKIGSGSFGSVYSAKLPDGREFAIKRAERGANGGHLHGDATNGSLLFASWEARLQVALDAARGMEYLHCYAVPAIIHHDVKPSNILLDDDWTVKVSNFSLSLASGGAVAAAIASSSITAGTIGYIDPEYYQL; encoded by the exons ATGGCAGTGGTTGCGATGGCAGCCGTGGTGGCAGCGCCACCTCGCAGTGCGGCGGAGAAGTTTACTCTCCGGAACATGtcgcgccccaccggcggcttCGCGGAGGAGAAGAAGATAGGGAGCGGCAGCTTCGGGTCGGTGTACAGCGCCAAGCTCCCCGACGGGCGCGAGTTCGCCATCAAGCGCGCCGAGCGTGGCGCCAACGGCG GACACCTCCACGGGGATGCCACCAATGGCTCGCTGCTGTTCGCatcgtgggaggcgcggctccAGGTGGCGTTGGACGCAGCGCGCGGCATGGAGTACCTGCATTGCTACGCCGTGCCGGCCATCATCCACCACGATGTGAAGCCGTCCAACATCCTCCTCGATGATGACTGGACAGTCAAGGTCTCCAACTTCAGCCTCTCCCTCGCCAgtggcggcgcggtggcggccgccATCGCCTCGTCCTCCATCACCGCCGGCACCATCGGGTACATCGACCCGGAGTACTACCAACTGTAG
- the LOC117856643 gene encoding protein NRT1/ PTR FAMILY 2.13 isoform X2, which yields MDSVYSNETFEKAASFGVAANLTTYLVKRFNIGQLQATNVTNIFFATLNFTPLLGAFISDSYLGRFKTLACGCFATLLGILGVTLTASLPALKPELCNQTSQLGGHCNSPSTLQLGVLYLSLGLLTIGGGAIRPCSLPFGVDQFDQTDEKSRKGLNSYYNWYYSTSTAALVFSMTVLIYIQTNISWAIGFGIPTFFMFSAIIIFFAGARLYVHVPPEGSIFSGIAQVFVASFKKRRLNLSCSHDINKPELMLYNPPTRGNRIFRLPLTSQFRFLNKGAIMRDDDINDDGSARNSWELCSIQQIEEVKCLIRIAPICFSGILCFVAMAQQFTFIILQAFTMDSHLGPHFEIPAGSVVSISLIALTVFIPIYDQLMVPLARKLTGLEGGITLLQRQGVGLVISPISMVVAGLVEHKRRDSALSNGGMSPMTVLWLAPQLVLMGIAEAFIAVGQIEFYNKQFPEHMQTLAGSLLFCAIAAANYLSTALVNITRKVTARHGHTSWLTDNINNGKLDYYYYFIAILGVLNLFYFLTCSHYYQYKAMSLHVDESIKKHAKEEAATEIEIVTSAASK from the exons ATGGATTCAGTATACT CAAACGAGACGTTCGAAAAGGCAGCCTCATTCGGAGTGGCAGCAAACCTGACAACGTACCTTGTGAAACGCTTCAACATCGGGCAACTCCAGGCGACGAACGTAACCAACATCTTCTTCGCCACGCTGAACTTCACACCGTTGCTGGGCGCCTTCATCTCCGATTCCTACCTGGGAAGGTTCAAAACACTAGCCTGTGGGTGCTTCGCAACCCTCCTG GGGATACTGGGAGTGACTTTGACCGCATCACTTCCAGCCCTCAAACCGGAGCTATGCAACCAAACATCCCAATTAGGTGGACACTGCAATAGTCCATCAACACTCCAGCTGGGAGTGTTATACCTTTCCCTAGGGCTCCTAACTATTGGAGGTGGAGCAATACGGCCCTGCAGCTTGCCTTTTGGAGTAGACCAATTTGATCAGACTGATGAAAAGAGTCGAAAGGGCCTAAATAGCTATTATAACTGGTACTACAGCACAAGTACTGCTGCCCTGGTGTTCTCTATGACTGTTCTCATCTACATCCAGACAAACATCAGCTGGGCAATAGGATTTGGCATACCCACATTCTTCATGTTTTCTGCAATTATCATCTTCTTCGCCGGTGCCAGACTTTATGTCCATGTACCACCAGAGGGAAGCATTTTCTCTGGAATTGCGCAAGTTTTTGTGGCATCATTTAAAAAGAGAAGACTCAATCTTTCATGTTCTCATGACATAAACAAACCAGAGTTGATGCTCTACAACCCTCCCACAAGGGGCAACCGCATTTTCAGACTGCCACTAACTTCACAATTCAG GTTTCTGAACAAAGGTGCAATTATGCGGGATGATGATATAAACGATGACGGTTCTGCAAGAAACTCATGGGAACTTTGCAGTATCCAGCAAATAGAGGAAGTCAAATGTTTGATAAGAATTGCGCCTATTTGTTTTTCTGGCATCCTATGCTTCGTTGCAATGGCTCAGCAATTCACCTTTATAATATTGCAAGCGTTTACCATGGACAGTCACCTAGGGCCACACTTTGAAATTCCTGCAGGCTCTGTTGTATCGATATCACTTATCGCCCTAACTGTGTTCATCCCCATTTACGACCAACTTATGGTACCGCTTGCGAGAAAACTGACCGGGTTGGAAGGTGGAATTACACTTCTACAGAGACAGGGTGTGGGATTGGTGATTTCTCCCATTTCTATGGTGGTAGCAGGACTTGTTGAGCATAAAAGGAGGGATTCCGCTTTGTCTAATGGAGGTATGTCACCTATGACAGTTTTGTGGCTTGCACCTCAGCTGGTTTTAATGGGTATTGCTGAGGCCTTCATCGCAGTTGGACAAATAGAGTTCTACAATAAGCAGTTTCCAGAGCATATGCAAACCCTAGCAGGATCCCTATTGTTCTGTGCTATAGCTGCAGCAAACTACTTGAGTACTGCACTAGTAAACATCACCAGAAAGGTTACCGCCAGACATGGTCACACAAGCTGGTTAACAGACAATATTAACAATGGCAAACTTGACTATTACTATTATTTTATTGCCATCCTGGGAGTACTGAACCTTTTCTACTTCCTTACATGCTCTCACTACTATCAATATAAGGCCATGTCGCTCCATGTTGACGAGTCCATAAAAAAACATGCCAAGGAAGAAGCAGCTACAGAGATCGAGATCGTCACAAGTGCAGCCAGCAAATGA